Below is a genomic region from Cohaesibacter intestini.
GCCATCGATGGTCTTAACACCATCCAACCAGCCATCGAGAACGGCTGGATTGGCTTTGAGCCATTTTGCTGCCGCGTCTTCGGCTTTTTCGCCATCATTGAGGATTGCACCCATGATCTCGTTTTCCATGGCAAGGGAGAATTCCAGATTGGTCAGCAGTTTACCAACATTGGGGCATTCCGCAACATAGCCTGCGCGGACGTTGGTATAGACGGTCGCGCCACCAAAACTCGGGCCAAAATAGTCGTCGCCACCAGACAGGTAGGTGAGATCGAAGTTGGCATTCATCGGATGCGGTTCCCAGCCCAGAAAGACAATCGGCTTGTCGCGTTTGCTCAGACGGCCAACCTGGCTGAGCATGCCCTGCTCGGAGCTTTCACGCACCTTGAAATCCTTGAGGCCAAAGGCATCTTTTTCGATCATGTCCATGATCAGGCGGTTGCCGTCATTGCCCGGCTCGATGCCGTAGATGGCACCCTTCAGTTCATCGGAGAATTTGGCGATGGAGGCAAAATCCGTGATGCCAAGCTTTGCGCCTGCCGCATTGGTCGCGAGGGTGTATTTCGCGCCTTCAAGGTTGGCACGAACGGTCTCAACCGTTCCCTTCTCGCGGTAGGGCTTGATGTCGGCTTCCATGGTCGGCATCCAGTTGCCGAGGAAAATATCAACGTCTCCCTCCTGCAAAGAAACATAGGTCACTGGCACCGACAGGACGCGGGTGTCGGTCTTGTAACCCATCGCATTGAGAACCGTAGACGTGGCTGCAGTGGTTGCCGTGATGTCCGTCCAACCAACATCTGAGAATGTCACTGTGGAACAATCGGCAAAAGCTGAAGCAGTGGAAAGGGCAAAGATGGAGGCGGCGACAGCCAGTTTCATGGAAGGTCTCGCTTTCAATTGTGTGGATGGTGACTATTGATAGTTATTGATTGACTGGTTAATAAATAACAGGCTAGAAGAAATTTGCAACCCACTTTGCAGGATAATGGCATTGGCGAGAAAAAGCGAACAGGAACGACGGGCAGAGCTGATTGCTGCGACCATACGAGAGGTCGCCGCCGTTGGGTCGCTGGATGTGACCACCAGTCAGATTGCCAAAAGCGCAGGTGTGTCATCAGGTCTGGCTTTTCATTATTTCAAGGACAAAAACAGCCTGTTTCTGGCGGCCATGGCGCACATTCTGATGCGCTATGGTCAGGATGTGCGACGGGGACTGGCTGAAGCCCGCACGCCGCAAGAGCGCCTTGCGTCCATTGCGCGGGCCAGTTTCAACAATCGCAATTTTACCAAGGAAGCCATTCATGCCTGGCTGATCTTTTATTCGCTGGCTTTGCGATCCCCTGCCGCGCGGCGGTTGCTCTATATCTATCAAAGGCGGCTGCACAGCAATCTGGTTTACAATTTGCGCCCCCTGATCGGCGAGACTGCACCGGATGTCGCCCGACGCATTGGCGGTCTGATTGACGGTCTCTATTTGCGCTATGCGCTGGATACGTCATCAGACGACAATCAGGCGGCGTCTGAGCATGTCTTGCGGGCCATCGCGGCCGAATGCACCGAGATTCACGAAAATGAGGAAATATCCATCGATGAGGCCGACCCAAGCCCGATGGCTCCCATTGCCAACCCCCCGTTGGTCGGGGGACAGGAGTAGACTTATATGACATTGGCTTATCAGCCCAGAGCCAGCCACTTTGTGGATGGGCAATATTGTGAAGACTCCACCGGAGCTGCCATCGAGGTGGTCTATCCGGCCACCGGCGAGACCATTGCGCAGGTTCACAGCGCCACCACCGCGATTGTCGAACAGGCCATTGTTGCCGCTGAGGCCGCTCAGAAAATGTGGGCAAAACTGTCCGGCACAGAGCGGGGCCGGGTTCTGACCCGTGCCGCACAGATCCTGCGTGAGCGCAATCGCGAGTTGTCGGAAATCGAGACCCATGACACGGGCAAGCCTTTGTCGGAGACCCTTGTTGCCGATGCAGCGTCCGGTGCGGATGCGCTTGAATATTTCGGTGGCCTCGCAGGCACGTTGACCGGCGAGCATATTCCGGTTGCCGGGGGTGACTTTGTCTATACGCGCCGCGAAGCGCTTGGGGTCTGTGTCGGGATCGGTGCCTGGAACTATCCGATTCAGATTGCCTGCTGGAAGGCCGCACCGGCTTTGGCCTGCGGCAACGCGATGATCTTCAAGCCGTCCGAAGTCACCCCGCTGTCTGCCTTGAAGTTGGCCGAGATCCTGATCGAGGCCGGTGCCCCTGCTGGCCTGTTCAATGTGGTGCAAGGCTATGGGGATGTCGGCGCGGCCTTGGTGGCAGATCCGCGCATTGCCAAGGTGTCGCTGACCGGATCTGTGCCCACGGGGCAGAAGGTCTATGCCAGCGCGGCTTCGGGGCTCAAACATGCCACGATGGAGCTGGGCGGCAAATCGCCGCTGATCATTTTCGATGATGCCAATCTGGACAATGCGGTGTCCGCTGCGATCAATGGCAATTTCTATTCGACCGGTCAGATTTGTTCCAATTCGACCCGTGTCTTCGTGCACGAGTCCATCAAGGATGTGTTTCTGGCTCGCCTGTCCAAACGGATGGAATTGGCCATCATCGGCGATCCGATGGATGAGGCAACCACCATTGGGCCGATGGTCTCCGAGCGTCAACGCGCGATCACTCTGGGCTATATCGACAAAGGCCTTGAAGAAGGTGCAACCTTGGTCGCCGGTGGCAAGGCCATTGACGGGGCCGGTTATTATATCGAGCCGACGGTGTTCGCTGACGTGACCGATGAGATGACCATCGCGCGGGAAGAAATTTTCGGACCCGTCATGTCTGTTCTGTCCTTCCGGGATGAACAGGAGGTTGTCGATCGGGCGAATGCGACCGCATTCGGTCTGGCAGCAGGCGTCTTTACCAGTGATTTGACCCGGGCTCACCGCGTTGTCGAGCGGTTTGAAGCCGGGACTTGTTACATCAACACTTTTAATCTGACCCCGGTCGAGGCGCCGTTTGGTGGCGTCAAGATGTCGGGTGTCGGGCGTGAAAATTCCAAGGCCGCGATTGAGCATTATAGCCAGTTGAAGTCGGTTTATGTCTGTCTTGGTGATACGGAGGCTCCCTTTTGATGCGCGCGGATTATGTAATTATTGGGTCCGGTTCTGCCGGTAGTGCGACGGCCTATCGGCTTGCCGAAGCAGGCAAATCGGTGATCGTCATCGAACAGGGTGGCACGGATATTGGTCCCTTTATCCAGATGCCGGCTGCTCTGTCCTATCCCATGAACATGCCCATTTACGATTGGGGCTTCAAAAGCGAGCCTGAGCCCCATCTGGGTGGCCGGTCGCTTGTGACGCCTCGGGGCAAAATCATTGGTGGCACATCGTCGATCAACGGCATGGTTTATGTGCGCGGTCATGCCTGTGATTATGACGATTGGAACGAGAATGGCGCGTCTGGTTGGTCCTATGCGGATGTGCTGCCCTATTTCAAACGCATGGAGCAATGGCATTCCGGTGGCCATGGGGGGGATGCCGACTGGCGTGGCAAGGACGGCCCGCTGCATGTTTCGCGGGGGCCGCGCGACAATCCGCTGGTTTCCGCCTTTGAAGAAGCCGGTCGTCAGGCTGGCTATCAAATGACCGCGGATTACAATGGCGAGAAGCAGGAGGGCTTTGGCCCGCTTGAGGCCAATATCTGGAAAGGCACCCGTTGGTCTTGCGTCAAGGCCTATCTCAAGCCTGCGCTTCAAGGTGGTAAATGCGAGCTGGTCAAGGCTTTTGCCCAGAAAATCGTGATTGAGGATGGCAAGGCGACGGGCGTCGAAGTCCACCGGCGCGGCCAGACCGAAGTGATCCATGCCAATTGCGAGGTTATCGTCGCTGCATCCTCCATCAACTCGCCCAAGCTGTTGATGCTGTCCGGCATTGGCCCTGCGGCGGAGCTGGCGGCGCATGATATCGACATCGTTGCGGACCGGCCCGGTGTTGGCAAGAATCTTCAGGATCATCTGGAGCTTTATATCCAGCAGGCCTGTATCCAGCCGATCACCCTGTTCAAATACTGGAACCTGATTGGCAAGGCGCTGATCGGTGCGCAATGGCTGTTCACCAAAACCGGACTGGGCGCGTCGAACCAGTTTGAAAGCGGGGCTTTTGTCCGCACGGCCGCCGGGGTGAAATATCCCGACATTCAATTCCACTTCCTGCCCATCGCTGTGCGCTATGACGGGCAGGTGGCTGCCGAAGGCCATGGTTTTCAGGCGCATGTCGGGCCGATGCGGTCAAAATCCCGCGGCGAAGTCACCTTGCGCTCCGCTGACCCGCGACAGGATCCGAAAATTCTGTTCAACTACATGTCGCATGAAGAGGATTGGCGCGATTTCCGCACCTGCATTGAGTTGACCCGCGAACTGTTCGGGCAGGAGGCCTTTGCACCCTATCGCGGCAAGGAAATCCAGCCCGGTGCAGAGGTCACGTCTGAAGAGGCGCTCAATGACTTTATCCGTGAGCATGTAGAGAGTGCCTTCCATCCTTGCGGTACCTGCAAGATGGGAGCGAAAGACGATCCGATGGCGGTTGTCGACCCGGATCTCAAGGTCATTGGCGTTGAGGGACTTCGCGTCGCTGACAGCTCCATCTTCCCGCAAATCACCAATGGCAATCTCAACGCCCCATCCATCATGGTCGGCGAGAAGGCGGCCGATCATATCCTTGGCCAGATGTTGCCGCGCGATGAAAGCCAAGCCTGGATTCATCCAGATTGGCAGACCAGCCAGCGATAGTTCCACGCCCTTTCCCAAGGCGCAAAAAACACAGACGCGCCTTGGGACCTTGCCGGCCAGTCAGGCAGAAAGATGGTTCATCTTTTCACTGGACAGGCGCGATCAACAAGATCGCGGTGGTTTCTCCGCCTTCTCCTCCTTCATTTCGGGGCGTCTATAGCCCGATTACCCTTCGGCCTGATGGTTTTTTGACACTTGGTGTCAAAAGGTTGGCATTAGATGGGATGATACTTTCCATGATTGTCAGTGGGGACCATGGGCTCGTTCAGGCTCGAACTTGTGTCGACGAAAGACATCCGCTGCATCGGATAGAGGAGCTCATATCCCTATTGTGATGGGGCCCAACCCATTGAGGTGGATCACTTGTCCGCCATGTTTTTCAAGCACGTTTGGTTTTGAACAGCTATTTCCAAATTCAGCTGCGACATAATATCCTCAATGCAACGAAAAATTGGATAAGATGCATCTTGGAATGTTAAAATAGTATCGAACGCATGTCGGAAACTGCGTACGGTAAATTTGCATATCAAAGAGCGCCCAAGCTCTTTTCTGGGCAGGGTTTAACCTCAGCCTCGGTCTGATTTGGCCAAAATCTCCCGTTTTTGACGACAGTTTCTGATTTCCAATGGTTAATTATTCTTGAAAAGTTCATGTTTTATAATGGCTTGCGCGGATCGCCTATGCCAATATTCACATTGGCTGGTCAAAAAAGTATTATATAAAACTCCGTAGTGATGTGGAGTTATTGGAAATATCTGACCTATACTCGCTTACAAGACGACGATCGTTTGCACCCTTGGGAGGGGGTGGATTGGCGTTAATGGGAGGATAGGATGCAGCCAGATCTTGAGTTGGTGCATATTCGAAAAGGTGAGTCTTTTGCCGCCTGGCAGCACGGATATCCATTCCGCACTGTCCGCTGGCATTATCACCCGGAATATGAAATTCATCTCGTTGTTTCGACGTCCGGCAAATATTATGTCGGCGATCATATCGGCCAGTTCAAGCCGGGCCAGCTCGTCATGACCGGTCCCTATCTGCCGCAAAACTGGATCAGCGAGATTCCCGAAGGCAGCTTTCACCATCGCCGCAGTCAGGTCATCCAGTTCTCCGAACCCTTCATCGAAGATGCCATGGATGCCATTCCTGAAATGGCCTCTTTCCGTCCGATGCTTGAGCGGAGCCAACGTGGCCTTCTGTTCGACAACGAGACCGGCAATTCGATCGAACCTGTGCTCAGTCAACTGGTGGATGCAACGGGGATCAAGCGGATTGCCCTGTTTTGCGAGATCGTCGACACACTGCTTCGGGCGCCGGAGCCGCAAGTTCTTGCCAGCCTCAACTTCCAGCTGGAAATGGGCGGCGCTGATGATACGGGCATCAATCGGGCGATCCATTTCCTGCGGGAAAATCTGACCAAGCCGATCACCGAAGCGGATCTTGCGGACCTGACCGGGCAGAGCCAAAGCTCCTTCTCGCGGTCCTTCAAGCGCCATACGGGCATGACGCTGGTTCGCTACAAGAACCAGCTCAGGATCGATCTGGCCTGTCACATGCTGCTGTCGGACGTCGACGCTCGCATCGCTGACATTTGTTACGATGTCGGCTTTGCCAACCTGTCCAACTTCAACCGACACTTCCAAAAGCTCAAGGGGATGTCCCCGTCGGAATTCCGAACCTCTTTTGCGGCGAATAATGTGGTCCGTATGACAGGGTAGGTTTTTTAAAAACGCTTTTGATTTCAACCATGTCGCAGAATAACACTCTGCGCAAACGGGTAAGTATTGCCCACTTCACAAACGGGAGGAACCCAGATGAAGAAACTGCTTAAAACCGTATCGGTGGCCGCGCTTGGCCTGATGGCTTCGACCATGATGTCTGCTGCCGCTGACGGCAAATTGAAAATCGGCATGACATTTCAGGAAATGAACAACCCTTATTTCGTTTCCATGCATGAAGCGCTGAAAGAAGCTGCGGCTTCGCTGAATGCTGATCTGGTTGTCACCGATGCGGGTCATGATGTTGCCAAACAGCTTTCCGATGTGGAAGACATGTTGCAGCAGGATATTGATATCCTCCTTTTGAACCCGACCGACAGCGCCGGCATCGAAGCCGCTGTGACCATGGCCAAGGAAGCGGGTGCCATCGTCGTGGCAGTGGATGCCAACGCCAATGGTCCGGTTGACACCTTCGTTGGGTCCAAAAACCGCGATGCTGGCTACATGTCCTGCAAATATATGGCGGAGGCTCTGGGTGGCAAAGGGGAAGTGGCCATTCTGGATGGTATCCCGGTGGTGCCGATCCTGCAACGCGTCGAAGGCTGCAAAGCTGCTCTGGGTGAATTTGCCGATATCAAACTGGTCGATACACAGAATGGCCGCCAGGACCGTTCGGTTGCCCTTGGTGTTGTCGAAAACATGATCCAGTCCCATCCGAAACTGGCAGGGATCTTTTCCGTTAATGACGGTGGTGCCATGGGTGCGCTGGCTGCCATTCAGGGATCGGGTCGCGACATCAAGCTGACCTCGGTTGACGGTGCGCCTGAAGCCATTGACGCCATCAACAATGGCACGCCATTCATCGAAACCACCGCTCAGTTCCCACGCGATCAGATCCGCGTCGGTTTGGGCATGGCTTTGGCCCAGCTCTGGGGTGCTCGCGTTGTGCCGTCTGAAGTGCCGATCGACGTTCGTGTGATCGACGCCAAGAATGCCAAAGGCTTCAGCTGGTAATCTGGACCTCCCAAGACCACTCCCGCCGCTTCTTTGGTGGGGGTGGTTCTCTCACTCCAACCTATTGGACTGTCCTATGCTGCAAATGAACGGGATCAAGAAACGCTTCGGCTCTATCGAAGTCTTGCATGGCGTTGATCTTGAGGTGCGCGCGGGGGAAGTGCATGCGCTTCTGGGCGAGAATGGTGCTGGCAAATCGACTTTGATGAAAGTCCTGTGTGGTATTATCAAGGAGAGCGAAGGCACCATCAGGATCAATGATGAGCTTCACTCCTTTGCCAATTATGACGCGGCCATTGCGGCTGGCGTCGGCATCGTGTTTCAGGAATTCAGTCTCATTCCTTATCTGACGGCCATCGAAAATATGTTTCTGGCCAGAGAGATGACCACTCGGCTCGGGCTTCTGGATCGCAAGGCCATGCGCAATCGGGCGCGCGAAATCCTCGCTCGGCTTGATGTGGACCTGCCGCTCAATGTGCCGGTGGCCAATCTGTCGGTTGCCGAACAGCAATTTGTCGAAATCGCTAAGGCCTTGTCGCTGGAAGCGCGGATCTTGGTGCTGGATGAACCAACCGCAACGCTGACGCCGTCTGAGGTGGAGCATCTGTTTAAGGTGATCCGCGAATTGCGCCGGGATGGGGTGGCGATTGTCTTCATTTCCCATCACATGGAAGAAATTTTCGAGATTTGCGACCGCATCACCGTATTGCGCGACGGGCATTATATTGCCACCCATGACGTTGCCGATGTGGATGTGGACCGTTTGGTGGAGCTGATGGTCGGTCGGCGGATCGAGCAGAGCTTCCCGCCGAAACCAGAGATCGACATGAGCGGCGAGCCGGTGCTGGATGTGAGTGAACTGCAATTGTCAAAAGCAAGCCCGGTGTCCTCCTTCCAATTGCATCAAGGCGAAATTCTCGGCTTTGCCGGTTTGGTCGGGTCCGGGCGCACCGAGACTGCCTTGGCGATGATCGGGGCGCATCCGTCCGTCACCTGCAATGTCAAGCATAATGGCAAGGAAGTGCGCTTTTCCGAGCCTGCTGATGCGCTGGCCCATGGCATCGGGCTGTTGCCCGAAAGCCGTAAGGAACAGGGGCTGGTGACCAGCTTCTCGATCCTGCGCAATGTCTCGATCAACAATTACGGCAAATATCGCAAGAATGGGGTCTTTATCGACCTCAAAAAGGAAGTGCTGTGCACCAAAGAGGTGATGGCACAGGTGCGGGTCAAGGCCAATGGCCCCAGCGATCCGCTCGATACCCTTTCGGGGGGCAACCAGCAAAAGGTGGTGGTGGCCCGCTGGCTGAACCACACCATGAATGTCCTCATTTTTGATGAACCCACCCGCGGCATTGATGTCGGGGCAAAGGCTGAAATCTATCAGCTGATGCGCGACCTGACCGAGCAAGGGTGTTCCATCATCATGATTTCCTCGGAGCTGCCGGAAATTCTCGGCATGTCCGACCGGGTCTGTGTCTTTCGTGACGGCGGCATTGTCGACACGGTCGAAGGCGCCAACATCAACTCGGAAAAAATCATGACGCTCGCAACGACCGGGAGACAAGACAATGTCGCATAATGAAATTATCAGCGAGGCCGGGAAGGCACCAGGCATGAACCAGAGTTTCAATTTCCGTGACTATCTGCATTCGCCGCTGGTCCTGCCGTTGGCCGGTTTGATCGTGGTGTCCATCATGATGGGTATTGCGAGTGAGAATTTCTTCAGCATTTCCAACATTTTCAATGTGCTCCGGCAGGTGTCGATCATTGGCATTCTGGCGGTTGGCATGACCTTTGTCATTCTCACCGGCGGGATTGACCTCTCGGTCGGTGCCGTGATGGCCCTGTCTGGGACGATTTGTGCCGGGTTGATTGTCCATGGCGACATGTCTGGGGGCATTGGGCTTTTGGGCGGCACAGCGGTCGGGATCGGCTTTGGCCTGATTAACGGGGCGATGGTGGCGTGGGGGCGCATGCCCGCGATCATTGTGACGCTCGCGACGATGGGCATCGCCCGAGGTCTGGGGCTGATCTATTCGGGTGGCTATCCGATCAGCGGGTTGCCAAGTTGGATTTCGTGGTTCGGCATTGGCAGGATTGGCGATATTCCGGTGCCGGTGATCCTGATGGTGGTGATCTATTTCTGCGCCTGGGTGCTGTTGCAGCGTACGCCGTTCGGTCGCCATGTCTATTCGATTGGTGGGAATGAGACGGCTGCTCGTCTGTCGGGCGTCAAGACCCAATGGATCAAGCTGGCCATCTATACCATTTCCGGCTTCACCTCGTCGCTGGCGGCGATCGTGCTGACTGGTCGGCTGATGAGTGGTCAGCCCAATGCCGGGGTCGGCTTTGAGCTTGATGCCATCGCGGCTGTGGTGCTGGGCGGCACGTCGATTGCCGGGGGGCGTGGTCTGATCCTTGGCACCCTGATCGGCGCAATCCTGTTGGGAATCCTCAATAATGGTCTCAATCTGATGGGCATCAATCCGTATCTGCAAGATGTCATCAAGGGCTGCATCATTCTGCTGGCCATCTATATCGGTCGCGAATGGCGCTGATGGTCCCAGGCTTAAAGGCGTCTCGAGGTCTGACTTGAGACGCCGATGACTGACTGAGCAACAGAAATTTCAAAACCCACTTGCAACGACAAGTGACCTTTCGGTGAGGGCTCTCTCCGGGAGACGGGGGAAGTCGCGCTTTTTTCAGGCTGATTGGCCAGATGTCTGAGCTGTTCTTGCCCCACGAACTGCGCGGGTGGGACGCGGAAAGATGAGAGGTTCAAAATGGATTTCAAGGGAAAATCGGTGGTGATCACCGGCGCCAGCAAGGGCATTGGCTATGCCACCGCCTGCTTGCTGGCGAAACGCGGGGCCAAGATTGTCGGCATCGCCCGCTCAGAGGATGGGTTGGCCAAACTGGCAGCGGAAACAGGCGCGCGCACCATCGCGGCGGATTTCAGCAAGGCAAGCGATGTGCGCCGGGCCATGCAGGAGGCAATGGGCGGTGAGGCCCCTTGCGATTATCTGGTCAATTGTGCCGGTACCAACATTCTTGAAAGCGTCCTCGACATGACAGACGAGGGCTGCGAGGCGGTGCTGAATCTTAATTTGCGGGCCGCGCTGATTGCAGCGCAGGAGTTCGCCAAGGCACGGGTGGCCGCAGGCGGTGGCGGGGTGATCGCCAATATCACCAGCATTGCCGGGCATCGGGGCTTTGAGGCCCATGTCTGCTACGCCGCCTCGAAAGCCGGGCTCGAAGGCGCGACGCGGGTGATGGCCAAGGAGCTTGGGCCCCATGGCATCCGCGTGGTGGCCGTCGCCCCGACCATCACCTTGACCGATCTGGCGATCGAGGCCTGGAGCGATCCGGTCAACAGCCAGCCAATGATGGTGCGTCATCCAATCAACCGCTTTGCCGAGCCTGAAGATGTTGCACGCAGCATCGCGATGGTCTTGAGCGATGACGCCGCGATGGTGACAGGGTCTGTCCTGTCTGTCGATGGCGGGTTTCTGGCGGTCTGACACATCAACTTCACGATTTCATCCAAGTAAGGAGCAAGACAATGGCAGTGTCCATGGAAGGCAAAATCGCAGCAATCACCGGTGCCGCTTCTGGTATCGGTTTGGCATCAACCAAGGCCCTTCTCGATGCAGGGGCGACCGTGGTCATGGTCGACCGCGATGCAGAGGCCCTTGCACGGCTGACCGCCGAGCTGGGCGACAAGGCGATTGCTCAAGTGACCGATCTGCTTGATCGGGATAGCTGTGCGAACATGGTTCCGGAAATCCTTGAAAAAGTTGACCATGTCGACATCCTCTATTGCAATGCAGGGATTTATATCGGCGGGGACCTGATCGACACCGATACGGATTCCATCGACCGGATGCTCAATCTCAACGTCAATGCGGTGATGAAGAATGTCCGCGATATGGCGCCACACATGATTGAGCGTGGGGTTGGCGACATCATGGTCACCTGCTCGATTGCCGGTCACTTCCCCACGCATTGGGAGCCGGTTTATGCGGGATCGAAATGGGCGATCACCTGCTTTGTCCAGACCATGCGTCGGCAGATGATCCCGCATGGCATCCGCGTCTCGCAGGTGTCTCCGGGTCCGGTCATTTCCGCTCTGTTGGCCGACTGGCCCGAAGAAAATCTGCGCAAAGCCAAGGAATCCGGCAGCCTGATCGAGGCAACGGAAGTGGCCGATGCGGTGATGTATATCCTGACCCGCGACCGCAATGTCACCATTCGCGACATGCTGGTTCTGCCAACCAACTTTGATCGTCTCTGAGGCCTCTCAGAGTTTTGGGGGGCAACCCCCAAGGGCAAGGCAGGCGCGGGGCCGGGTGGCTCCAACGGATCTGATCAACCGCCACCCAGTCGGTCTGGTCAGAGACGGCCCCCGATGCTTTGCCCGACTTGAGAGGCGGCGTGCTGGTGCCGCCTCTTATCTCCAATTGCTTTTAAAGGATCCGCATCATGGCAACTTGTTTCATGGGTATTGACGTCGGTACGGGCAGCGCACGCGCCGGGATTTTTGATCAAGCTGGCCGCATGCTCGGCACGGCCAAATGCGACATCACGGTTTTTCATGAGCCGGGCTCGCGGGTGGAGCAGTCTTCTAGCGAGATCTGGCAGGCTGTTGCCACTGCCAGTAAGGGCGCCTTGGTGCAAGCCGGAATTGATCCGGCCGATGTGGTTGGTGTCGGCTTTGATGCGACCTGCTCGCTGGTGGTCTTGGGCGAGGGGGGCACGCCTTTGCCGATTGGTGATGATGCCAACGGGGATCGTGACATCATCGTCTGGATGGATCATCGCTCGATTGAACAGGCTGAGCGGATCAACAAAATGGGCCACAGGGTTCTGGATTATGTCGGCGGCATCATCTCACCGGAAATGGAAACGCCCAAATTGCTTTGGCTGAAGGAACACAAGCCTGAAATTTTCGCCAAGGCATGGCGCTTCTTTGATTTGACGGATTTTCTCACTTGGCGGGCGACGGGCAGCGACGCGCGCTCCATTTGCACCGTGACCTGCAAATGGACCTATATGGGCCATGAAGCCAGCTGGGACGCGGATTATTTCACCAAGATCGGCCTTGGTGTGTTGGCCGAAGAAG
It encodes:
- a CDS encoding ABC transporter substrate-binding protein, whose product is MKKLLKTVSVAALGLMASTMMSAAADGKLKIGMTFQEMNNPYFVSMHEALKEAAASLNADLVVTDAGHDVAKQLSDVEDMLQQDIDILLLNPTDSAGIEAAVTMAKEAGAIVVAVDANANGPVDTFVGSKNRDAGYMSCKYMAEALGGKGEVAILDGIPVVPILQRVEGCKAALGEFADIKLVDTQNGRQDRSVALGVVENMIQSHPKLAGIFSVNDGGAMGALAAIQGSGRDIKLTSVDGAPEAIDAINNGTPFIETTAQFPRDQIRVGLGMALAQLWGARVVPSEVPIDVRVIDAKNAKGFSW
- the betI gene encoding transcriptional regulator BetI; translation: MARKSEQERRAELIAATIREVAAVGSLDVTTSQIAKSAGVSSGLAFHYFKDKNSLFLAAMAHILMRYGQDVRRGLAEARTPQERLASIARASFNNRNFTKEAIHAWLIFYSLALRSPAARRLLYIYQRRLHSNLVYNLRPLIGETAPDVARRIGGLIDGLYLRYALDTSSDDNQAASEHVLRAIAAECTEIHENEEISIDEADPSPMAPIANPPLVGGQE
- a CDS encoding AraC family transcriptional regulator — translated: MQPDLELVHIRKGESFAAWQHGYPFRTVRWHYHPEYEIHLVVSTSGKYYVGDHIGQFKPGQLVMTGPYLPQNWISEIPEGSFHHRRSQVIQFSEPFIEDAMDAIPEMASFRPMLERSQRGLLFDNETGNSIEPVLSQLVDATGIKRIALFCEIVDTLLRAPEPQVLASLNFQLEMGGADDTGINRAIHFLRENLTKPITEADLADLTGQSQSSFSRSFKRHTGMTLVRYKNQLRIDLACHMLLSDVDARIADICYDVGFANLSNFNRHFQKLKGMSPSEFRTSFAANNVVRMTG
- the betA gene encoding choline dehydrogenase; protein product: MRADYVIIGSGSAGSATAYRLAEAGKSVIVIEQGGTDIGPFIQMPAALSYPMNMPIYDWGFKSEPEPHLGGRSLVTPRGKIIGGTSSINGMVYVRGHACDYDDWNENGASGWSYADVLPYFKRMEQWHSGGHGGDADWRGKDGPLHVSRGPRDNPLVSAFEEAGRQAGYQMTADYNGEKQEGFGPLEANIWKGTRWSCVKAYLKPALQGGKCELVKAFAQKIVIEDGKATGVEVHRRGQTEVIHANCEVIVAASSINSPKLLMLSGIGPAAELAAHDIDIVADRPGVGKNLQDHLELYIQQACIQPITLFKYWNLIGKALIGAQWLFTKTGLGASNQFESGAFVRTAAGVKYPDIQFHFLPIAVRYDGQVAAEGHGFQAHVGPMRSKSRGEVTLRSADPRQDPKILFNYMSHEEDWRDFRTCIELTRELFGQEAFAPYRGKEIQPGAEVTSEEALNDFIREHVESAFHPCGTCKMGAKDDPMAVVDPDLKVIGVEGLRVADSSIFPQITNGNLNAPSIMVGEKAADHILGQMLPRDESQAWIHPDWQTSQR
- the betB gene encoding betaine-aldehyde dehydrogenase, giving the protein MAYQPRASHFVDGQYCEDSTGAAIEVVYPATGETIAQVHSATTAIVEQAIVAAEAAQKMWAKLSGTERGRVLTRAAQILRERNRELSEIETHDTGKPLSETLVADAASGADALEYFGGLAGTLTGEHIPVAGGDFVYTRREALGVCVGIGAWNYPIQIACWKAAPALACGNAMIFKPSEVTPLSALKLAEILIEAGAPAGLFNVVQGYGDVGAALVADPRIAKVSLTGSVPTGQKVYASAASGLKHATMELGGKSPLIIFDDANLDNAVSAAINGNFYSTGQICSNSTRVFVHESIKDVFLARLSKRMELAIIGDPMDEATTIGPMVSERQRAITLGYIDKGLEEGATLVAGGKAIDGAGYYIEPTVFADVTDEMTIAREEIFGPVMSVLSFRDEQEVVDRANATAFGLAAGVFTSDLTRAHRVVERFEAGTCYINTFNLTPVEAPFGGVKMSGVGRENSKAAIEHYSQLKSVYVCLGDTEAPF
- a CDS encoding sugar ABC transporter ATP-binding protein, encoding MLQMNGIKKRFGSIEVLHGVDLEVRAGEVHALLGENGAGKSTLMKVLCGIIKESEGTIRINDELHSFANYDAAIAAGVGIVFQEFSLIPYLTAIENMFLAREMTTRLGLLDRKAMRNRAREILARLDVDLPLNVPVANLSVAEQQFVEIAKALSLEARILVLDEPTATLTPSEVEHLFKVIRELRRDGVAIVFISHHMEEIFEICDRITVLRDGHYIATHDVADVDVDRLVELMVGRRIEQSFPPKPEIDMSGEPVLDVSELQLSKASPVSSFQLHQGEILGFAGLVGSGRTETALAMIGAHPSVTCNVKHNGKEVRFSEPADALAHGIGLLPESRKEQGLVTSFSILRNVSINNYGKYRKNGVFIDLKKEVLCTKEVMAQVRVKANGPSDPLDTLSGGNQQKVVVARWLNHTMNVLIFDEPTRGIDVGAKAEIYQLMRDLTEQGCSIIMISSELPEILGMSDRVCVFRDGGIVDTVEGANINSEKIMTLATTGRQDNVA
- a CDS encoding choline ABC transporter substrate-binding protein — its product is MKLAVAASIFALSTASAFADCSTVTFSDVGWTDITATTAATSTVLNAMGYKTDTRVLSVPVTYVSLQEGDVDIFLGNWMPTMEADIKPYREKGTVETVRANLEGAKYTLATNAAGAKLGITDFASIAKFSDELKGAIYGIEPGNDGNRLIMDMIEKDAFGLKDFKVRESSEQGMLSQVGRLSKRDKPIVFLGWEPHPMNANFDLTYLSGGDDYFGPSFGGATVYTNVRAGYVAECPNVGKLLTNLEFSLAMENEIMGAILNDGEKAEDAAAKWLKANPAVLDGWLDGVKTIDGKEALPAVKSALGL